A DNA window from Pontimonas salivibrio contains the following coding sequences:
- a CDS encoding rhomboid family intramembrane serine protease, which yields MGVHCPECQAEAKARQPQSVRRAGRSGRWADAPVTYSLLATIVVVYLAQLLSGGIVTNLALYFPPLTPDQPWRMLTALFVHSERSFFHILFNGYSLWVLGTLLERLLGSGRFALLFMISGLGGSVAVLWLGYGQAVIGASGAIFGLFGALLVLQQSFGVSNPQLLIVLGLNLVLGFIVPGVSWQAHIGGLLVGLAIAWGLVKARDGEIPGGIPGVFGATTGALVLLTAARFVLL from the coding sequence GTGGGCGTGCACTGCCCGGAGTGCCAGGCCGAAGCAAAAGCGCGCCAACCCCAATCGGTGCGCCGGGCTGGTCGTAGCGGGAGGTGGGCTGACGCGCCCGTCACCTATTCACTGTTGGCCACGATTGTGGTGGTGTATCTGGCTCAGTTGTTGAGCGGCGGCATCGTCACAAACTTGGCGTTGTATTTCCCGCCTCTCACCCCGGATCAGCCGTGGCGGATGCTCACGGCATTATTTGTTCACTCAGAGCGGTCCTTTTTCCACATTCTCTTTAACGGGTATTCGTTGTGGGTATTGGGGACCCTCCTCGAGAGGTTGTTGGGCTCAGGGCGCTTCGCACTGCTGTTTATGATTTCCGGACTGGGCGGCTCAGTGGCTGTCTTGTGGCTGGGGTATGGCCAAGCAGTGATTGGCGCCTCCGGCGCCATTTTTGGTCTTTTTGGGGCGTTGTTGGTCCTCCAGCAAAGCTTCGGGGTATCGAACCCTCAGTTGCTGATTGTGTTGGGTCTCAACTTGGTCTTGGGCTTCATCGTGCCGGGGGTGTCCTGGCAGGCGCACATCGGTGGTCTGCTCGTGGGCTTAGCTATCGCCTGGGGCCTCGTGAAAGCGCGCGACGGTGAAATTCCTGGCGGAATTCCTGGTGTTTTCGGGGCGACAACGGGCGCCCTGGTACTGCTGACTGCGGCCCGCTTCGTTCTGCTCTAA
- the rpsN gene encoding 30S ribosomal protein S14 yields MAKKSKIAKNEQRKVIVERYAEKRLELKKALVDPKGTDESREAARKGLQKLPRDASPIRVRSRDAIDGRPRGVLTKYGISRVRFRNMAHRGELPGITKSSW; encoded by the coding sequence ATGGCGAAAAAGTCAAAGATTGCCAAGAACGAACAGCGCAAGGTCATTGTCGAGCGCTACGCCGAAAAGCGTCTCGAGCTGAAGAAGGCTTTGGTCGACCCGAAGGGTACCGACGAGTCACGCGAAGCAGCCCGCAAAGGCCTCCAGAAGCTGCCACGCGATGCGTCCCCCATTCGGGTGCGCAGCCGCGACGCAATCGATGGTCGTCCGCGTGGTGTGCTCACCAAATACGGCATTTCTCGTGTGAGATTCCGCAATATGGCACACCGTGGCGAATTACCGGGCATCACGAAGTCCAGCTGGTAG
- a CDS encoding class E sortase, whose protein sequence is MNSNTSTDAATRNAPYSWLGIAGEASLTLGVVGLLFFAWYLGVNDWIQGSNQSRSASEVASQWDSDTDDMFGKARGESDGTLAPVEPPVVGETAEGDAFAVLYVPRFGENYARTIAEGVDLATVLNSHELGVGRYPQTAQFGELGNVGIAGHRTTYGASFSDIGELRVGDHLYVEVEEGWYSYQFRNLEYVWPTQVEVLAPIPHQPEAQPTERLLTLTSCHPRFSEAERIIAYAVFDAWYPRSSGPPAEIAPIATEVT, encoded by the coding sequence ATGAACTCCAACACTTCCACGGACGCTGCGACTCGCAACGCCCCCTACTCCTGGTTGGGTATCGCAGGCGAGGCGAGCCTCACTCTGGGGGTCGTGGGCTTATTGTTTTTTGCCTGGTACCTGGGAGTGAACGACTGGATTCAAGGCTCCAACCAAAGCCGCTCAGCATCAGAGGTCGCCTCGCAGTGGGATAGCGACACCGATGACATGTTTGGAAAAGCTCGCGGCGAATCAGATGGCACCCTCGCCCCAGTCGAGCCGCCCGTGGTTGGTGAGACTGCCGAGGGCGACGCCTTTGCGGTGTTATATGTGCCGCGCTTTGGAGAAAACTACGCACGAACGATTGCTGAGGGTGTCGATCTCGCCACCGTATTAAATAGCCACGAACTGGGGGTCGGGCGTTACCCCCAGACAGCACAGTTCGGAGAACTGGGCAATGTCGGAATTGCCGGACACCGCACCACCTATGGCGCGTCGTTTAGTGACATCGGTGAGCTGAGAGTGGGCGACCACCTTTACGTTGAAGTTGAAGAGGGTTGGTATAGCTACCAATTTAGAAACCTCGAATACGTCTGGCCCACCCAAGTGGAAGTGCTCGCCCCCATTCCACACCAGCCAGAGGCCCAACCCACTGAGCGTCTGCTCACCCTCACCAGCTGCCACCCCCGTTTTTCTGAAGCGGAGCGAATCATCGCCTACGCCGTGTTCGACGCGTGGTACCCACGCTCTAGTGGCCCACCCGCAGAAATCGCCCCAATCGCCACCGAGGTCACCTGA
- the rpmG gene encoding 50S ribosomal protein L33 — MAKAQDVRPIIKMKSTAGTGYTYVTRKNRRNDPDRLVLKKYDPVVRQHVEFREER; from the coding sequence ATGGCTAAGGCACAAGATGTTCGACCGATCATCAAAATGAAGTCGACAGCTGGCACCGGCTACACCTATGTCACCCGGAAGAACCGCCGGAATGACCCCGACCGTTTGGTGCTGAAGAAATACGACCCAGTCGTGCGTCAGCACGTGGAATTCCGCGAGGAGCGATAA
- a CDS encoding alpha-ketoacid dehydrogenase subunit beta, which yields MAKALNDGLRRAMSSDDSVLVLGEEVGQLGGVFRITEGLLGEFGPQRVFDTPLAESGIIGTAIGLAMRGYVPICEIQFDGFVYPGFDQITSQLAKLTSRYEGTLSMPVIIRIPYGGHIGAVEHHQESPEAYFAHTPGLRVVSPATPHDAYWMIQEVASQPDPVIFLEPKSRYWHKGEVNTDDPGVALHDAVVVRPGSDVTLIGHGAMVTTLMQVAEVAEGEGTSAEVIDLRSLSPIDWDVLVRSAQSTGRVVVAQEAPGFVSVGSEIAATLTERAFYSLEAPVIRVSGFDAPFPPAQLESVYLPSVDRLLDAVDRAMAY from the coding sequence ATGGCTAAAGCCTTAAACGACGGGTTGCGCCGGGCGATGAGCTCCGATGATTCTGTCTTAGTCCTGGGTGAAGAAGTAGGGCAACTGGGCGGTGTGTTCCGTATCACCGAGGGCCTCCTGGGGGAGTTTGGCCCACAGCGCGTGTTTGACACTCCTCTGGCCGAGTCGGGCATTATCGGCACCGCCATTGGCCTGGCCATGCGCGGCTATGTGCCAATTTGTGAAATCCAGTTTGACGGCTTTGTCTACCCGGGTTTCGACCAAATCACCTCGCAGCTTGCGAAGTTGACGTCGCGCTATGAGGGCACGCTTTCGATGCCGGTGATTATCCGTATTCCCTATGGGGGTCACATTGGCGCGGTGGAGCACCACCAAGAAAGCCCGGAAGCGTATTTTGCTCACACCCCGGGGCTTCGAGTGGTCAGTCCAGCAACGCCCCATGACGCCTACTGGATGATTCAAGAGGTGGCCAGCCAACCCGATCCGGTGATTTTCTTGGAACCGAAAAGTCGCTATTGGCACAAGGGTGAAGTCAATACCGATGATCCAGGGGTGGCGCTGCACGACGCGGTAGTCGTCAGGCCCGGTTCCGATGTGACCCTGATTGGTCACGGTGCAATGGTGACTACGTTGATGCAGGTTGCCGAGGTCGCCGAAGGCGAGGGAACCAGTGCGGAAGTCATTGACCTTCGAAGCCTCTCGCCTATTGACTGGGACGTGTTGGTCCGCTCCGCTCAGTCCACCGGTCGTGTCGTGGTCGCCCAGGAGGCTCCCGGTTTTGTGAGTGTGGGTAGTGAAATTGCTGCGACTTTGACCGAGCGGGCGTTTTATTCTTTGGAAGCACCGGTAATTCGGGTTTCTGGTTTTGATGCGCCTTTCCCACCGGCTCAACTCGAGTCGGTGTACCTGCCAAGCGTTGACCGCCTACTTGATGCGGTTGACCGGGCAATGGCGTACTAG
- a CDS encoding HU family DNA-binding protein: MNRSELVAAVAAETGHTQAAVNGVLDAMFTVVTGELKKGTKVTIPGWIAFERTHRAARTGRNPQTGATIQIAAANSVKVSAGSKLKASVK, from the coding sequence ATGAATCGCTCAGAGCTCGTTGCTGCTGTTGCAGCTGAGACCGGCCACACTCAGGCCGCTGTGAACGGTGTACTCGACGCAATGTTCACTGTTGTTACCGGTGAACTGAAGAAGGGCACCAAAGTTACTATCCCCGGTTGGATCGCTTTCGAGCGCACCCACCGTGCAGCTCGCACCGGACGCAACCCCCAGACGGGTGCGACCATTCAGATCGCTGCAGCAAACAGTGTGAAGGTGTCGGCTGGATCGAAGTTGAAGGCTTCCGTCAAGTAG
- a CDS encoding DMT family transporter encodes MSARGFVYFLITGIIWGTPYFFIALAIESFSTPSIVWIRVTIGALVLLPIALARGALRPALKAWPFVLAFAAIEMVGPWALITEAERSVSSSLAGLLITTVPFIAAFIIGLLGDRSAWHPMTVLGLVLGFSGVVALVGIDAFSGRIALLPVLMLLGAATGYAVAPIIADRKLHDVPTLGVITLSMMMVSAVYAIPAALNLPGEIAAGPPPNALVAVSYLGVVASALGFIFFFQLIKEVGPGRSTLIVYVNVVVAILLGVVFLNEPLTPGFLVGFPLVVLGSFLASQRRGVYVKKRDRLKEPTGEIGLPMHP; translated from the coding sequence ATGTCTGCACGGGGTTTCGTCTACTTCCTCATCACGGGAATCATTTGGGGAACGCCTTATTTCTTCATCGCGCTCGCCATTGAGTCCTTCTCCACGCCCAGCATTGTGTGGATTCGAGTGACCATTGGAGCCCTCGTGTTGCTGCCGATTGCGTTGGCGCGAGGTGCCTTACGTCCCGCCCTGAAAGCGTGGCCTTTTGTGTTGGCTTTTGCCGCCATCGAAATGGTGGGTCCCTGGGCATTGATTACTGAAGCGGAACGCTCGGTGTCCTCGAGCTTGGCCGGGCTACTAATTACCACCGTGCCGTTCATCGCGGCTTTCATTATCGGGTTGTTGGGTGATCGCTCAGCGTGGCACCCCATGACTGTTCTTGGCCTCGTGCTGGGTTTCTCTGGGGTTGTGGCCTTGGTCGGCATTGACGCTTTCTCGGGCCGGATTGCCCTGCTGCCGGTGCTGATGCTCTTAGGAGCGGCAACCGGCTACGCCGTTGCTCCGATCATTGCGGATCGAAAACTGCACGACGTCCCCACCCTCGGTGTGATCACTCTGTCGATGATGATGGTTTCCGCGGTGTATGCAATTCCGGCAGCGTTGAACCTTCCCGGCGAGATTGCCGCAGGGCCACCCCCCAACGCGCTTGTCGCTGTGTCATACCTCGGCGTTGTGGCTTCGGCCTTGGGCTTTATCTTCTTTTTTCAACTCATTAAAGAGGTCGGTCCGGGCCGTTCCACGCTCATCGTTTACGTGAATGTGGTGGTCGCCATACTCCTCGGAGTGGTGTTCTTAAATGAGCCACTCACTCCCGGATTCCTTGTCGGGTTTCCCCTTGTCGTGTTGGGAAGTTTCCTCGCGTCGCAACGCAGAGGCGTATACGTCAAGAAGCGGGACCGCTTGAAGGAGCCGACGGGTGAAATTGGACTTCCAATGCACCCCTAA
- a CDS encoding metal ABC transporter ATP-binding protein, with protein sequence MNAIVATDIRIVREGTVVVEPSSFSIAPASTVAIIGPNGSGKSSILHAITGLLEVDQGELQVLGKKPEEALSDVAYVLQHMPITPGIPMTVREVVRMGRFATLGALGRLRAKDKKRVLEAMEQLDIVDLANRSIHQLSGGQRQRVFVAQALAQDHSMLLLDEPLTGMDVPSAKVIDQIIHDEPEQGCTVIYTTHDLEEARSADQVLLMAGRVVASGTPEEVLTAEHLAEAYGLGALHPEHGVGNNVLDVIHDDPADGQEVFNRRKMP encoded by the coding sequence ATGAACGCGATTGTCGCCACAGACATTCGGATAGTCCGCGAGGGCACTGTTGTTGTCGAACCCTCCAGCTTCAGTATTGCCCCAGCGTCCACAGTGGCCATCATTGGCCCCAACGGAAGTGGAAAGTCGAGCATCCTCCACGCCATCACCGGCCTTCTCGAAGTGGACCAGGGGGAGCTACAGGTCCTCGGCAAGAAACCTGAAGAAGCGCTATCGGATGTGGCATATGTGCTGCAGCACATGCCCATCACACCAGGAATTCCGATGACTGTTCGTGAAGTGGTGCGGATGGGACGGTTTGCGACCCTGGGGGCGCTTGGACGATTGCGAGCCAAAGATAAGAAGCGTGTGTTGGAAGCAATGGAACAACTCGACATTGTCGATCTCGCCAACCGCAGTATCCACCAACTCTCCGGTGGTCAGCGTCAACGCGTGTTTGTGGCCCAAGCGCTCGCCCAAGACCACAGTATGTTGTTGCTCGATGAGCCACTCACGGGCATGGATGTTCCCTCGGCAAAAGTGATTGATCAAATCATTCACGACGAACCAGAACAGGGTTGCACGGTGATTTACACCACCCACGATCTTGAGGAAGCCCGCTCTGCCGACCAAGTCTTACTGATGGCCGGAAGAGTAGTGGCCAGTGGCACCCCCGAAGAAGTACTCACCGCGGAGCACCTCGCCGAGGCGTACGGCCTCGGTGCCCTACATCCCGAACATGGAGTGGGCAACAACGTGTTAGATGTCATCCACGACGACCCTGCCGATGGCCAGGAAGTATTCAACCGACGGAAAATGCCGTGA
- a CDS encoding anthranilate synthase component II, with amino-acid sequence MVHILVVDNYDSFVYTLNGYLHQLGATTDVIRNDSVTVDELPELIARYDGVLLSPGPGTPADAGISIPVVHEAIRAHKPLLGVCLGHQAIAEALGARVEHAEELMHGKTSQVRHDGSALFEGVPESFRATRYHSLAVVDGTVPEQLNVTAATQGGVIMGLCHKQEPVFGVQFHPESVVTEGGYQMLGNWLEQTGLAGAASTAKTLSPRVTAPKA; translated from the coding sequence ATGGTTCATATTCTCGTTGTCGACAACTACGACAGCTTTGTCTACACACTCAATGGCTACCTCCATCAGTTGGGCGCCACGACTGATGTGATCAGAAACGACTCGGTCACAGTGGACGAACTGCCGGAACTCATCGCCCGCTACGACGGGGTGCTGCTCTCACCCGGCCCAGGGACTCCCGCAGATGCGGGAATATCTATTCCCGTGGTTCACGAGGCAATCCGAGCCCACAAGCCACTTCTGGGTGTGTGTTTAGGCCACCAGGCAATTGCGGAAGCCCTCGGAGCGCGGGTCGAACACGCCGAAGAGCTCATGCACGGTAAAACCTCCCAGGTCCGCCACGACGGTAGCGCGCTCTTCGAGGGAGTACCCGAATCGTTCCGGGCGACCAGGTATCACAGCCTCGCTGTTGTCGACGGGACAGTCCCGGAACAACTCAACGTGACCGCCGCCACCCAGGGTGGGGTCATCATGGGTCTGTGCCACAAGCAGGAACCCGTCTTTGGGGTTCAATTCCACCCCGAATCGGTCGTGACCGAGGGGGGATACCAAATGCTTGGGAACTGGTTGGAACAGACAGGGCTGGCAGGAGCAGCGAGTACCGCAAAAACCTTAAGCCCGAGGGTCACGGCCCCGAAAGCTTAG
- a CDS encoding dihydrolipoamide acetyltransferase family protein, translating to MALVSYPLPDVGEGLTEAEIVSWKVAPGDQVSLNQVVCEIETAKSLVELPSPFEGTVEAVLAKEGDTVAVGATILTIRDASPDAPAPDPVVAEVSEAVSDVESTVAHDEGSAEPKNLVGYGAASDEKPTRTRRYVSGEKLAEAGAGKSEARAPIQDSVPVLAKPPVRKLAKELEVDLAEVSPSGVGGEILREDVTRHADQAKVFRNLDTPGWPSEREERIPVKGVRKAIANAMVTSMFSAPHVSVFVDVDATRTMEFVKRLKASHEFAGIRISPLLIMVKAMIWAVQRNPSVNSTWTDEEIIVHHFVNMGIAAATPRGLIVPNIKDAHTMSLRELAAALEALTTKAREGKATAEDMAQGTITITNLGSFGVDTGTPILNPGEVSIVALGTIKPKPWVVDGEVLPRMVTTVAASFDHRVVDGDVASRFVADVASVMEEPALLLD from the coding sequence ATGGCGCTGGTTTCTTACCCATTACCCGATGTTGGGGAGGGTCTCACCGAGGCCGAAATTGTCTCCTGGAAGGTGGCTCCCGGTGACCAGGTGAGCTTGAACCAGGTGGTCTGCGAGATTGAGACGGCCAAAAGCCTCGTCGAGTTGCCGTCACCTTTTGAAGGAACCGTCGAGGCGGTATTGGCGAAGGAGGGTGACACGGTTGCTGTGGGGGCAACAATTCTCACTATTCGGGATGCCTCTCCGGATGCTCCTGCTCCGGATCCGGTGGTCGCCGAGGTGAGTGAGGCCGTGAGCGACGTGGAATCCACGGTCGCTCACGATGAAGGCTCCGCTGAGCCGAAAAACTTGGTGGGTTATGGGGCGGCGTCCGATGAGAAGCCGACCCGCACCCGACGCTATGTCTCGGGAGAGAAACTGGCAGAGGCTGGTGCGGGGAAGTCTGAGGCGAGGGCACCCATTCAGGACAGTGTTCCGGTGCTGGCGAAACCTCCGGTGCGAAAACTCGCAAAGGAGCTCGAGGTGGACCTTGCTGAGGTGAGCCCGAGCGGTGTCGGTGGTGAGATTCTTCGAGAAGATGTCACACGTCACGCCGACCAGGCCAAAGTGTTTCGCAACCTGGATACCCCTGGTTGGCCAAGCGAGCGTGAAGAGCGGATTCCCGTCAAGGGCGTTCGTAAGGCCATTGCCAATGCGATGGTCACCAGTATGTTCAGTGCGCCGCACGTGTCAGTGTTTGTCGACGTCGACGCCACTCGCACCATGGAGTTTGTCAAGCGCCTGAAGGCGTCCCACGAGTTCGCGGGTATTCGTATTTCGCCGCTGCTGATCATGGTGAAGGCCATGATTTGGGCGGTTCAGCGAAACCCTTCCGTGAACAGCACCTGGACCGATGAAGAGATCATCGTCCACCACTTTGTGAATATGGGCATTGCTGCCGCGACACCCAGGGGTTTGATTGTGCCCAACATCAAGGACGCTCACACCATGAGTTTGCGCGAGCTTGCTGCAGCCCTGGAGGCTTTGACGACCAAAGCCCGCGAGGGGAAAGCCACTGCGGAAGATATGGCGCAGGGGACCATCACGATTACCAACCTGGGGTCGTTTGGGGTGGATACGGGAACGCCGATTCTCAATCCCGGTGAGGTGTCGATTGTGGCGCTGGGGACGATTAAACCTAAGCCGTGGGTGGTTGATGGTGAGGTGCTGCCGCGGATGGTCACCACAGTCGCGGCCAGTTTCGACCATCGAGTGGTCGATGGCGATGTGGCGAGCCGTTTTGTCGCGGATGTGGCCAGTGTGATGGAGGAGCCCGCCCTCCTCCTCGATTAG
- a CDS encoding peptidylprolyl isomerase, with product MTLHTHLATLHTNHGDIRLGLFENHAPKTVKNFVGLATGDISWTHPTTGESVSEPLYTDVIFHRVIPGFMIQGGDPLGTGTGGPGYQFDDEIHPELSFNESFLLAMANAGKRGGQGTNGSQFFITTAATPWLQGNHTIFGVVLDEESQGVVKAIEATPTGANDRPVDDVIIHRVSISDA from the coding sequence ATGACATTGCATACTCACCTCGCGACCCTGCACACTAACCACGGCGACATTCGGCTCGGCCTCTTCGAAAACCATGCCCCGAAAACCGTGAAGAACTTCGTCGGCCTGGCCACTGGCGACATCAGCTGGACCCATCCGACCACCGGTGAGTCGGTCTCTGAGCCCCTGTACACCGACGTGATTTTCCACCGCGTCATTCCTGGGTTCATGATTCAAGGTGGAGACCCGCTTGGCACGGGAACCGGTGGTCCGGGTTACCAGTTTGACGATGAAATTCATCCGGAGTTGAGCTTCAACGAATCGTTCCTCCTCGCCATGGCCAATGCTGGCAAACGCGGCGGCCAGGGTACCAATGGGTCGCAGTTTTTCATCACCACCGCAGCCACTCCGTGGTTGCAGGGAAACCACACCATCTTTGGGGTTGTCCTTGATGAGGAATCCCAAGGTGTGGTGAAAGCGATTGAAGCCACACCCACAGGTGCGAACGACCGTCCGGTGGACGACGTCATCATTCATCGGGTCAGTATTTCTGACGCCTAG
- a CDS encoding metal ABC transporter substrate-binding protein — MKTSTLIALAAVSALSLAGCTAEEGPAANENTETETAPSASPETTTLSVTTTVLGSVVEQMVACVDDPAYQVEVLMPLGVDPHDYQPSSAQLATIAQSGVVIANGLTLEESLVGPLEELEAEGGVVYRLAEMADPLPFAEDDHAEDEHDSHDDHAEDEHSEENHAEEEGADAHDGHDHGEFDPHFWLDMERVAQATELLGGELQATVGATFEQCGVEVAQSIRDAEAEVIDTLSVIAEEDRVLVTDHEVMGYFAERYNFDIAGVLIEGGSTLAEPSSQELAALISEIEARGLTTLFGNYHVPSDLLDSIAAESGDVQVVPLYLGSIGEPESEFGTYQDMMRANARAMANALGS, encoded by the coding sequence ATGAAAACATCAACCCTTATTGCTTTGGCCGCAGTATCGGCACTCTCTCTCGCGGGTTGCACCGCAGAAGAAGGCCCAGCCGCCAACGAAAACACCGAGACAGAAACGGCGCCTAGCGCATCGCCCGAGACCACTACCCTCTCAGTGACCACCACTGTGCTGGGCAGCGTCGTCGAACAGATGGTGGCCTGTGTGGATGACCCCGCCTACCAGGTGGAAGTGTTAATGCCACTGGGCGTTGACCCCCACGACTACCAGCCCTCCTCTGCACAACTGGCGACCATTGCCCAATCTGGAGTAGTCATCGCCAACGGCTTGACCCTCGAAGAAAGCCTCGTGGGCCCGCTGGAAGAACTCGAAGCAGAAGGGGGTGTCGTCTACCGGTTAGCGGAAATGGCCGACCCTCTGCCGTTTGCGGAGGACGATCACGCTGAGGACGAGCATGACAGTCACGACGATCACGCTGAAGATGAGCACAGCGAAGAAAACCATGCAGAAGAAGAAGGCGCAGACGCGCATGATGGTCACGACCACGGTGAATTTGACCCACACTTCTGGCTCGACATGGAACGGGTGGCGCAAGCCACTGAACTACTCGGTGGCGAACTCCAGGCCACCGTGGGGGCAACCTTTGAGCAGTGCGGAGTGGAAGTGGCCCAATCCATTCGAGATGCTGAAGCAGAAGTGATTGACACCCTGTCGGTCATCGCCGAGGAGGACCGTGTCCTGGTGACCGACCACGAAGTGATGGGTTACTTCGCTGAGCGTTACAACTTCGACATCGCCGGCGTACTCATTGAAGGGGGCAGCACACTTGCCGAGCCAAGCTCGCAAGAACTGGCCGCCCTGATCTCAGAAATCGAAGCCCGAGGGCTCACCACACTGTTTGGTAACTACCACGTGCCCTCCGATCTGCTGGACTCCATTGCCGCGGAAAGCGGCGACGTCCAAGTAGTGCCCCTCTACCTGGGCAGTATCGGGGAGCCAGAGAGCGAATTTGGCACCTACCAGGACATGATGCGAGCGAATGCTCGCGCAATGGCCAACGCCCTGGGAAGCTAG
- the rpmB gene encoding 50S ribosomal protein L28 gives MAAVCQVTGAKPGFGHNISHSHRRTKRRFDPNIQKKTYFVPSLKRSVTLTLSAKGIKVIDARGIDAVVRQLLDQGVKL, from the coding sequence ATGGCAGCAGTCTGCCAAGTAACAGGTGCGAAGCCAGGCTTTGGCCACAACATTTCGCACTCACACCGTCGGACGAAGCGACGCTTCGACCCGAACATCCAAAAGAAGACGTACTTTGTGCCCTCTTTGAAGCGCAGTGTCACCCTGACACTCTCCGCAAAGGGCATCAAAGTGATTGACGCGAGAGGCATCGACGCCGTTGTGCGCCAGCTTCTCGATCAGGGGGTGAAGCTCTAA
- a CDS encoding Fur family transcriptional regulator, with the protein MKRRTKQRDEVRELLDRTPGFASAQDLHQALRDSGSAIGLATVYRALTALADEGVADSLTREGETVYRACRPGHHHHLVCRRCGATTEISAEPVEEWASGVAKAHGYFEPEHVVDVFGLCPDCHNASTGN; encoded by the coding sequence GTGAAACGTCGAACCAAACAACGCGATGAAGTCCGGGAGTTACTCGACCGGACGCCAGGCTTTGCCAGCGCACAAGACCTGCACCAGGCGCTGCGAGATTCTGGGTCAGCAATCGGCCTTGCCACTGTCTACCGGGCGCTGACCGCGCTGGCTGATGAGGGAGTTGCTGACTCGCTGACTCGAGAGGGTGAGACCGTCTACCGGGCCTGTCGTCCCGGCCACCACCACCATTTGGTGTGCCGCCGCTGCGGAGCCACCACAGAGATTTCTGCTGAGCCAGTCGAAGAGTGGGCTTCAGGGGTGGCCAAGGCGCATGGCTACTTCGAACCGGAACACGTCGTCGACGTTTTTGGCCTCTGCCCTGACTGTCACAACGCCTCGACTGGTAATTGA
- a CDS encoding metal ABC transporter permease, which yields MDWLLEPFSFGFQQRALIGGALAALMASTVGTWLVLRGMSFFGDAFVHGVVPGVAAAFVLGQSPLLGAALAAIVMVVAIEWVQRRTPLGVDTSIGLLFVGMLALGVVILSRLDSYAGSLTSILFGDALGVSWSDITGQLVLLAIVLIVSLLLYRPLVVLSVNRDKAHLLGLHPRTTHAILLALIALAIIGSYQSVGTLLVLGLLIGPPAVASLLVRTIPRLMVVAALIGVGSVWLGLTLSFYLGTAGSATMALIPVVLFFLVMGVRELMGLIRTPRVEASV from the coding sequence GTGGATTGGCTGTTAGAACCCTTTAGCTTCGGCTTTCAGCAGCGCGCCCTCATCGGGGGCGCGCTTGCTGCGTTGATGGCCTCCACGGTCGGAACCTGGCTGGTCCTGCGAGGGATGAGTTTCTTTGGGGACGCTTTCGTGCACGGTGTTGTTCCCGGTGTGGCGGCGGCGTTCGTGTTGGGCCAAAGCCCACTACTGGGTGCGGCGCTCGCGGCCATCGTGATGGTGGTCGCCATCGAATGGGTTCAGCGGCGCACCCCACTGGGTGTTGATACGTCTATTGGTTTGTTGTTTGTCGGAATGCTGGCACTCGGTGTGGTGATCCTGTCGAGACTCGATTCCTATGCCGGCTCTCTCACCAGCATCCTCTTCGGTGACGCCCTGGGCGTCTCCTGGTCGGACATCACTGGACAACTCGTGTTGTTGGCGATTGTGCTGATTGTGTCTCTTCTGTTGTACCGGCCGCTGGTGGTCTTGAGTGTGAATCGAGACAAAGCGCACTTACTCGGACTCCACCCTCGAACCACACACGCAATCCTGCTGGCCCTCATCGCATTAGCCATCATCGGTAGTTACCAGTCGGTGGGAACACTTCTGGTCCTTGGCTTGCTCATTGGACCACCCGCTGTGGCCAGCCTCCTCGTGCGCACCATTCCCCGGCTCATGGTCGTGGCGGCGCTGATTGGTGTCGGATCCGTATGGCTTGGGCTGACGCTCAGCTTCTACTTGGGTACTGCTGGTTCCGCCACCATGGCACTCATCCCCGTTGTCCTGTTTTTCCTCGTGATGGGGGTTCGCGAACTGATGGGTCTGATCAGAACCCCCCGGGTGGAGGCCAGCGTATGA
- a CDS encoding cell division protein CrgA: protein MADQGRGRTSVSVSEEDDNNPPWFKPVMFGLMLVGLVWILVYYIAGTGWPIPQIGAWNIAVGFGIMFAGFLMTTRWR, encoded by the coding sequence ATGGCTGATCAAGGGCGCGGGCGTACTTCCGTGAGTGTTTCCGAAGAAGATGACAACAACCCACCGTGGTTCAAACCGGTGATGTTTGGCCTGATGTTGGTCGGCCTGGTGTGGATTTTGGTCTACTACATCGCGGGAACCGGGTGGCCCATCCCCCAAATTGGGGCCTGGAATATCGCGGTCGGCTTTGGAATTATGTTTGCCGGCTTCTTGATGACGACCCGCTGGCGCTAA